In Silene latifolia isolate original U9 population chromosome 3, ASM4854445v1, whole genome shotgun sequence, a single window of DNA contains:
- the LOC141648777 gene encoding uncharacterized protein LOC141648777, translated as MAGDEEQPLVPPQIDYTNPFYIGPHDVPNAKISNVILRRDNWEDWKNSMTFSLKSRRKYGFINGTIPKPTDAFGLANWEVVQCTLVQWIRNTIDPTLLDTISYVDDASVLWSELESQFQVVDGTKIHALKTQLHNCKQTKSMDVTTYYGKLKAIWDSLVVLEPPFAFKCGNCECGIGSSAVKCLDNERLHHFFMGLDATLYANIRSQQFQLDPLPTLSRAYHAVLQEERLRAPVEAAPDVSDIHAFATPSPLDWRNLRDKERDERRQLFFSHCETRGHELTNCFFKTNRFPEWWGDRPRNVADYRAFRRAKFNGRGKGGSRSGPSPSGSGVSSSSAGRGS; from the coding sequence ATGGCTGGTGATGAAGAACAGCCACTCGTTCCCCCACAAATTGATTATACAAACCCATTTTATATTGGACCTCATGATGTCCCAAATGCTAAAATTTCGAACGTAATCCTCCGTCGTGATAATTGGGAGGATTGGAAAAATTCAATGACGTTCTCCCTTAAATCTCGACGCAAATACGGTTTTATTAATGGCACAATTCCTAAGCCAACTGATGCTTTTGGCCTCGCCAATTGGGAGGTCGTCCAATGTACTTTGGTACAATGGATTCGCAATACTATCGATCCTACGCTCCTTGACACTATCTCTTACGTCGATGATGCTTCTGTTCTCTGGTCTGAATTGGAGTCGCAGTTTCAAGTTGTTGATGGCACGAAAATACACGCCTTGAAGACGCAACTCCATAACTGCAAACAAACCAAAAGTATGGATGTTACTACTTATTATGGCAAATTGAAAGCTATTTGGGATTCTCTTGTTGTACTTGAGCCGCCATTTGCTTTTAAATGTGGAAATTGTGAGTGCGGTATCGGGTCTTCTGCTGTCAAATGTCTAGATAATGAACGATTACATCATTTTTTTATGGGATTGGATGCAACGTTATACGCTAACATCCGCTCTCAACAATTTCAATTGGATCCTTTACCTACTTTAAGCCGTGCCTATCATGCTGTTTTGCAAGAGGAGCGTCTTCGTGCTCCTGTCGAGGCCGCTCCTGATGTTTCTGACATACATGCCTTTGCTACGCCTTCTCCTCTTGACTGGCGTAATTTACGTGACAAGGAGCGGGATGAGCGCCGCCAATTGTTTTTTTCTCATTGTGAAACTCGGGGTCATGAACTTACcaattgtttcttcaaaactAATCGTTTTCCTGAGTGGTGGGGTGACAGGCCTCGGAATGTTGCTGATTATCGTGCTTTTCGTCGTGCTAAATTTAATGGTCGTGGTAAAGGAGGCTCTCGGTCTGGACCTTCCCCTTCCGGGTCTGGTGTTAGCAGCAGTAGTGCAGGCCGTGGGTCTTAA